In Bacillota bacterium, the genomic stretch GTCCATTTTCAGATTTTTACCTCCAATCGGAACTGCAAAATTAGAACTGCAAAATCCGAAACTGCAAAACTTTACCATGTCTATTCTACACCAAAGGGAATACTCCTGCAAATAAAGCTTGCAATTTCGTTGAAAGTTTCTTGTCTGACGGTTTCTCCTTTAAGAAAAAACCATTGAATTCTGGGGTCACGGCGAAACCAGGTAAGCTGTCGCTTGGCATAATTTCTTGTTGCTTTTTTTGTAAGGGCAATTGCTGTTGCGAGATCGTATTCCCCCTTTAAATACCTGATTACTTGCTTATAACCCAGCGATTGAAAGGGTTTGAGTCCTGGATTATAACCCCGGGACAGTAAATACTTTACTTCATCTATAATTCCCTGAGCGAACATTTTATCTACCCGGGCTTCGATTCTTTGATATAGTTCAGAACGGTTCCTGTTTAATCCTACCATGGCCAGCTGGTAAGAATAAGGGCTCTCTCCTGCCTCTCGATAAGAAGAAATCGGTTTTCCGGTCAGATAATAAACCTCAAGGGCTCTCGTAATCCGGCGGTAATCATTCGGATGGAGGCGGCTGGCCGCTGCGGGATCAATTTTTTTAAGTTCTTCGTAAAGTTCAGAACCCTTCCCTTGCTCTACTTTATTTCTTAGTTTATTTCGAATTTCCCTGAGGCCTTTAATTTTTGGGAATTCGTAACGATCGATTACTGCTTGAATATAGAGGCCTGTTCCCCCCACAAGAAAAGGTAGTTTCCCCCGCACGGAAATTTCTCTTATTTTTTTACGCGCCAAGCACTGGAATTGGGCAACACTGAAATCTTCGTCTGGTTCCAGAAAATCAAGGAGGTGGTGAGGAACTCCCTTTTGCTCATCTCTGGATAATTTTGCAGTTCCAATTTTAAAGTATCTGTACACCTGAACAGAGTCAGCAGAGACAATTTCTCCACCTAATTTTAAGGCAAGTTCCACGGCTACTTCCGATTTCCCTACTGCTGTTGGTCCTAAAATTACTACAAGCGGGGTCACCTTATTCCGGACTTCCCTCCAGGGTCATAGGTTTTATTAATTAAATTTAATTATTCAATTTGAACCTCAGAGTTCTTCTCTACATAATATTGGTAATAGGTATCGCGGGGTTTATCCTGAAGATAAATAAAATCAAAGCCCTCCGGGTTATTAAGCTTATCCTGGTAGTAATGTCTTGCCTCCTCGCGGCAACTCGGGCAGGCCTGCCACGGTATTGTAACCGCAAAAATGGTGCTTGTCGTTCCGTGTGGATACATCCCCTGGGATTTAATCATTTGATAGCCGGGGCAGGTTTTGCAAAGGCGAATTTGCTCCCATTGCTGCTCTCTGATATGGTCTGTATCGTAGTAAATTGATCTTTTTTGCTCGTAAAAATCGCCTTCATTGAATTGTTTTTGCTCCATGAGCAGCGTTCGGTTTTTCCAGATTTCTTTGAGGTGTTCAACAAGCTCTTTAATATAGGCCATTTTCTCCGAAGTTAGCACAAAATTCTCTTTCCTGTAATCCGGTTCACGAACATGCGAGTAATCTAAGCCTGCCATGGCAAGAACGATTGCTGTGTTTACATAAGGAAGAGCGGATTCAATGGCATAACCACCTTCAAGCACGGCAAGATGCGGTTTTAAGCGAGCGTTAAGCCGGGCGTAACCCTGGGCGGTAAATCGCATATTGGCCAGCGGATCTGTATAATGGTTATCTTGCCCAGCCGAGTTTACAACGAGCTCTGGCTGGAAGTCATCAAGAACCGGCAGGACCAGCTCCTCCAGCACGTATTGAATTCCTTCGTCTGTTGTACCCGGTGGAAGTGGTATGTTGATCGTAGCGCAGTATGCCCTGGGCCCTCCCAATTCATGGGTAAAACCGGAGCCCGGGTAGAGGGTCCGGCCATCTTGGTGGAATGAAATAAAGAGAACATCCGGATCATGATAGTAAATATCCTGGGTACCGTCACCATGGTGGACATCAGTATCTATCACGGCGATCTTTTGGATTCCGTACTTTTTCCGGAGATATTCAATCATAACGGCTTCATTATTTATGTTACAAAATCCCCGGTTTCCGTGAACGACTCGCATAGCATGGTGTCCCGGCGGTCGTACAAGCGCAAATCCGTTTGTAATTTCTTTATTCATTAGTGCATCTACAAGAATTAGGGTCCCCCCGGCGGCAATCAAGTGCGCTTCGGTAACTTGGGCACCGACCTCTGGAACGCAAAAATGAACCCGCGCGATATCTTTAAAGGTCGCGAGTCTTGCCTTATATTCACAGATTTCAGGAAGGTCCATGATTCCTTCTTCAAAAAGCTGGTCCTTTGTGTAAAGCAGTCTTTCCTCGCGCTCAGGATGCGTAGGGGAAATTGCCCAGTCAAAGGCGGGAAAAAAGACCAGACCAGTCTTATTCGCCATTTCGCTCCCTCTTTTCCAACCAGTTTTCTAAAATACCAGGGGGAAACTGGACGCAAATATCATAAAGCCTCCCTGTGGTTGCCCATCCCCTTACCACATTAAACATTTCGCTGTAAACAAGTTCAGGTTCTTCTCCTGGCGAGATCCCTAATTTTTCTCCTTCTTGTTTGAGCCAGCTAAAGGCCAACTCTTCCGCATCGGCTAAAGAGAGCTGCCGTTTAGCTCCAAGTTTTTCCTGGACTCCGGTTTCTTCAATAGAATAAAAGCCTCTTTCGGTATCGAAGTGGAATGTCAGGCGAAGTGTAACCTTGGCAAGAGCGGCCCCGATTGCATTGGCCACTTCTGCATACGGGGGTGCGAGGGCGCGGCAACCCATTTCTTTCCCTAAAAGAGGCAGAATAGCCGGAGCTGAACCGCCAATTCCAACTATATTTTGAGGTCTAATTTTCTGTTTTTGAAGGAGTTCCCAAATCCGGTACGCAGGTTCTTCCTCCCAAGCCAGAAACATTTGATTGATTTCATCCGCAATGCGTTGCACCAAAGTTCTTAATACCAATCTGGCGGTTTCCGCGGGTGGCAATTTTAATTCCCTTCCCACCTCTCTCATTGCTTCGAAGGCCCGTTTTTCATCACCGAGTGTTGTTAGTCCTGCAACCCGCATTGCATCGGTTGGGGTAGGTCTGGGACCCCCCAGGCAGTACGCGGCACCTGCTCTCTGGGGCAGGATTTGGAGAGAGGAATTCTCACACACTTGAATTACACTATCCCCTCCCAGGGCTACTGATTTTGTTGCAAAAGCCCTTATGTGTGTGAGGTGGTTATCAATCCGTGCCCCCCGTGAAGCCAGCAGCGGTTTTCCCGACAAAATAAGAGCAAGGTCTGTTGTTGTACCACCGATATCCAGGACTATAGAGGTCTGTTCAGGAGGAGTCAACGCAAGTGCCCCGAGTGTACTTGCAGCGGGGCCAGAAAAAATGGTTTCAACAGGTTTCAAAAAAACCCGGTCAAAGGGTAGAGTTCCTCCATCTGCCTTGAGAATATAAAGTGGGGCCCTAATCCCCCGAAGCTCTAAAACTTTTTGTACTTGAGAATAAAATTCCTGAAACCTCGCCTGTGTTGCAAGTGTCAGCAGAGAAGTAACAACGCGGCGGGGAAAATTTAACCGGCCGGAAACCTGGTGTCCCATGATGGTTTGAATTTCGGGTGCGTATTGCCGAAAATAAGAAGCAATTGCTTTCTCGTGGTCTTTATTTCGCTGAGAAAACTTTCCCACAATAGCGACCCGCTTGATGCCACGGGCCTTAATCTCCTCAAAGCACTCCTTTATTTCTTTTTCTTTAAGTTGCTCGATCTCACGGCCCCGGTAGTCAATTGCACCCGATAAAATAAAAATATTTGGAACATTAAAGTTATAAATATCCGGATTCAGACCCGGGCCGGGGATTAAAATCAGGGCCACGGGGTCAATGTTTCTGGTTGCGATTAAGTTAGTAATTAGGGTTGTACTTAAAACGATCCGATTGATTTCCTCGTTCTCTGTAGCTTTAAGAAGAGGCTCTAAAGCGGCAAGTAAAGAAGTTAAAAGATCGTCCGGTTTTGTGGGGATTTTTATCTTTTCAAGAATTTCTCCACGTTTCAGCAGCACGGCATCCGTATAAGTACCTCCTACGTCAATACCTATCAGCATTATCTCACCCCTTTCTGGGACCTGGTTTAATTTACCTGGATCAAGTCGCTGCTGCCAGGCGGAGAGGATTCTTCTTTTTAGGGCAAAAAAATAAAAGGGCTTTTTTAAGGATTTTCTTGAAGAATGGAAAAACAGCCAAGTGATTATTCAAACCAAAAAGCCTCGGGGCTCCCGATCGATCAACATGGCTGATAATCCGTACTACGTACAAAAA encodes the following:
- the miaA gene encoding tRNA (adenosine(37)-N6)-dimethylallyltransferase MiaA; the encoded protein is MTPLVVILGPTAVGKSEVAVELALKLGGEIVSADSVQVYRYFKIGTAKLSRDEQKGVPHHLLDFLEPDEDFSVAQFQCLARKKIREISVRGKLPFLVGGTGLYIQAVIDRYEFPKIKGLREIRNKLRNKVEQGKGSELYEELKKIDPAAASRLHPNDYRRITRALEVYYLTGKPISSYREAGESPYSYQLAMVGLNRNRSELYQRIEARVDKMFAQGIIDEVKYLLSRGYNPGLKPFQSLGYKQVIRYLKGEYDLATAIALTKKATRNYAKRQLTWFRRDPRIQWFFLKGETVRQETFNEIASFICRSIPFGVE
- a CDS encoding histone deacetylase, with the translated sequence MANKTGLVFFPAFDWAISPTHPEREERLLYTKDQLFEEGIMDLPEICEYKARLATFKDIARVHFCVPEVGAQVTEAHLIAAGGTLILVDALMNKEITNGFALVRPPGHHAMRVVHGNRGFCNINNEAVMIEYLRKKYGIQKIAVIDTDVHHGDGTQDIYYHDPDVLFISFHQDGRTLYPGSGFTHELGGPRAYCATINIPLPPGTTDEGIQYVLEELVLPVLDDFQPELVVNSAGQDNHYTDPLANMRFTAQGYARLNARLKPHLAVLEGGYAIESALPYVNTAIVLAMAGLDYSHVREPDYRKENFVLTSEKMAYIKELVEHLKEIWKNRTLLMEQKQFNEGDFYEQKRSIYYDTDHIREQQWEQIRLCKTCPGYQMIKSQGMYPHGTTSTIFAVTIPWQACPSCREEARHYYQDKLNNPEGFDFIYLQDKPRDTYYQYYVEKNSEVQIE
- a CDS encoding hydantoinase/oxoprolinase family protein — encoded protein: MLIGIDVGGTYTDAVLLKRGEILEKIKIPTKPDDLLTSLLAALEPLLKATENEEINRIVLSTTLITNLIATRNIDPVALILIPGPGLNPDIYNFNVPNIFILSGAIDYRGREIEQLKEKEIKECFEEIKARGIKRVAIVGKFSQRNKDHEKAIASYFRQYAPEIQTIMGHQVSGRLNFPRRVVTSLLTLATQARFQEFYSQVQKVLELRGIRAPLYILKADGGTLPFDRVFLKPVETIFSGPAASTLGALALTPPEQTSIVLDIGGTTTDLALILSGKPLLASRGARIDNHLTHIRAFATKSVALGGDSVIQVCENSSLQILPQRAGAAYCLGGPRPTPTDAMRVAGLTTLGDEKRAFEAMREVGRELKLPPAETARLVLRTLVQRIADEINQMFLAWEEEPAYRIWELLQKQKIRPQNIVGIGGSAPAILPLLGKEMGCRALAPPYAEVANAIGAALAKVTLRLTFHFDTERGFYSIEETGVQEKLGAKRQLSLADAEELAFSWLKQEGEKLGISPGEEPELVYSEMFNVVRGWATTGRLYDICVQFPPGILENWLEKRERNGE